A region from the Nocardioides exalbidus genome encodes:
- a CDS encoding PASTA domain-containing protein: MDIDEYRAARRTRLVELATELGVPAEESAVVVDQVIEEQQRRIRRADDPDDVVVPALRDRILGGRQRGRSATVVPLVACAAVVLAVSLAYVTRDEDRAPTMPSLLGFTAAEATRTLERDDIAVHVVGVPQCNPAGQVLGSDPPAGSAIGTDEVVTVIATSTPQWKCPADGDSRARAWTFLRFLVGGSAHPDFAPGVRLYVDGEQVTVVDGGASASSPGWRSAVSDPVLQYVSRPAPNPLGQPVVSVSQGTPPATTCGHPRATPVGAVVPSTRLVLMAGGPDAVNGCGLTIDLFEDVLGKISGVALYTPGTAAAP; this comes from the coding sequence ATGGACATCGACGAGTACCGAGCAGCGCGCCGCACGCGGCTCGTCGAGCTCGCGACCGAGCTCGGCGTGCCGGCAGAGGAGTCGGCCGTCGTGGTCGACCAGGTCATCGAGGAGCAGCAGCGACGCATCCGGCGGGCCGACGACCCCGATGACGTCGTGGTCCCGGCGCTGCGCGACAGGATCCTCGGTGGTCGACAGCGCGGCAGGTCGGCCACGGTCGTCCCCCTCGTCGCCTGCGCCGCCGTCGTCCTGGCGGTGTCGCTCGCGTACGTCACGCGTGACGAGGACCGGGCTCCCACCATGCCCTCCCTCCTCGGCTTCACGGCGGCCGAGGCCACCCGCACCCTCGAGCGCGACGACATCGCCGTGCACGTGGTCGGCGTGCCCCAGTGCAACCCCGCCGGACAGGTGCTGGGCTCTGATCCCCCCGCGGGCTCCGCGATCGGGACCGACGAGGTGGTGACGGTGATCGCGACCTCGACGCCGCAGTGGAAGTGCCCTGCGGACGGGGACTCACGTGCCCGCGCCTGGACGTTCCTCCGGTTCCTCGTCGGAGGATCGGCGCACCCCGACTTCGCACCGGGGGTGCGGTTGTACGTCGACGGCGAGCAGGTCACCGTGGTGGACGGAGGGGCGTCGGCGAGCTCGCCCGGGTGGCGTTCGGCGGTGAGCGACCCCGTCCTCCAGTACGTGTCCCGTCCTGCACCGAACCCCTTGGGGCAGCCGGTGGTCTCCGTCTCGCAGGGCACACCTCCCGCCACCACGTGCGGCCACCCCCGAGCCACGCCCGTGGGAGCCGTCGTCCCGTCCACCCGGCTGGTGCTGATGGCAGGGGGCCCGGACGCGGTCAACGGCTGCGGGCTCACGATCGACCTGTTCGAGGACGTGCTGGGCAAGATCTCCGGCGTCGCCCTCTACACGCCCGGGACGGCCGCTGCTCCCTAG
- a CDS encoding uracil-DNA glycosylase, which produces MTRLPHPLVGGAFSSPVAPGTGWPDDPADPDTPVARTPDDVRRLAHADTLDELTARVSVCAACDRLVTWREDVARDKRASFADQPYWGRPIAGWGDPEPALLVVGLAPAANGGNRTGRIFTGDPSADWLFASLHRTGWATQPTSEHAGDGQRLLDARMVATVRCAPPDNKPTPAERDTCAPWIAAELVLLPTVRAVVALGSFGWDGAIRSLVAAGAEAPARKPKFAHAAEVVLGDVTVIGCYHPSPHNTYTGRLTAEMTDAVFERARRVTDTALTD; this is translated from the coding sequence GTGACCCGGCTGCCGCACCCGCTCGTCGGCGGTGCGTTCTCCAGCCCCGTGGCGCCCGGCACCGGCTGGCCGGACGACCCGGCGGACCCGGACACGCCGGTCGCCCGCACCCCCGACGACGTACGACGACTCGCGCACGCCGACACGCTCGACGAGCTGACCGCCCGGGTGAGCGTGTGCGCGGCGTGCGACCGGCTCGTCACCTGGCGCGAGGACGTCGCGCGCGACAAGCGGGCGTCGTTCGCCGATCAGCCCTACTGGGGCCGGCCGATCGCGGGGTGGGGCGACCCGGAGCCGGCGCTGCTCGTCGTCGGCCTGGCTCCCGCCGCCAACGGTGGCAACCGGACCGGACGCATCTTCACCGGCGACCCGAGCGCCGACTGGTTGTTCGCCAGCCTGCACCGCACCGGGTGGGCGACGCAGCCGACGAGCGAGCACGCCGGCGACGGGCAGCGGCTCCTCGACGCCCGGATGGTCGCGACCGTGCGCTGCGCGCCGCCGGACAACAAGCCCACGCCCGCCGAGCGCGACACGTGCGCGCCGTGGATCGCCGCCGAGCTGGTCCTGCTGCCGACCGTGCGAGCGGTCGTCGCGCTCGGGTCGTTCGGCTGGGACGGCGCGATCCGCTCCCTCGTGGCCGCCGGGGCGGAGGCGCCCGCGCGGAAGCCGAAGTTCGCCCACGCGGCCGAGGTGGTGCTCGGGGACGTCACCGTGATCGGCTGCTACCACCCCTCGCCGCACAACACCTACACCGGCCGGCTGACCGCGGAGATGACCGACGCCGTCTTCGAGCGGGCCCGGCGGGTGACGGACACGGCGCTGACAGACTGA
- a CDS encoding exopolyphosphatase, translating into MTPDHASSPVAAIDCGTNSIKVLIGRRRADGTLDVLLRDSRVVRLGQGVDQTGVLADEALARTFAAIDELAETIRRHAVPPARVRFCATSATRDAGNADVFREGVRRRLGIEPEVLSGDEEAALVYAGAIAAQAPMPPEPVLVVDIGGGSTELVLGEGDGRRSVSMNIGSVRLHERHLHSDPPTAAEIDACVADVDAHLDASGVPLERTLTAIGTSGTIKTLACGVLDLAAYDRDAFDGAVLSNVTTTDFVDRLVAMTVAERRALPYMHPGRADVIGAGALIWSRILARVPVADHLVSEADILHGMAAAIEP; encoded by the coding sequence ATGACCCCCGACCACGCGTCGAGCCCGGTCGCGGCGATCGACTGCGGCACCAACTCGATCAAGGTCCTCATCGGCCGCCGCCGCGCCGACGGCACGCTCGACGTGCTGCTGCGCGACTCCCGGGTCGTTCGGCTCGGCCAGGGCGTCGACCAGACCGGGGTCCTCGCCGACGAGGCGCTGGCCCGCACGTTCGCTGCGATCGACGAGCTCGCCGAGACCATCCGGCGCCACGCGGTCCCGCCGGCCCGCGTCCGGTTCTGCGCCACCTCGGCCACCCGCGACGCCGGCAACGCCGACGTCTTCCGCGAGGGCGTGCGCCGTCGCCTCGGCATCGAGCCCGAGGTGCTGTCCGGCGACGAGGAGGCGGCGCTGGTGTACGCCGGTGCCATCGCCGCGCAGGCCCCGATGCCGCCCGAGCCGGTGCTCGTCGTCGACATCGGCGGCGGGTCCACCGAGCTGGTGCTGGGGGAGGGTGACGGGCGGCGGTCGGTCTCGATGAACATCGGCTCGGTCCGGCTCCACGAGCGCCACCTCCACTCCGACCCGCCGACGGCCGCGGAGATCGACGCCTGCGTGGCCGACGTCGACGCGCACCTCGACGCCTCCGGCGTACCCCTCGAGCGCACGCTGACCGCGATCGGCACGTCCGGCACGATCAAGACGCTCGCGTGCGGCGTCCTCGACCTGGCTGCCTACGACCGCGACGCCTTCGACGGCGCGGTGCTGTCCAACGTGACCACGACGGACTTCGTCGACCGCCTGGTCGCGATGACGGTCGCGGAGCGCCGTGCCCTGCCCTACATGCATCCCGGCCGGGCCGACGTGATCGGCGCCGGCGCCCTGATCTGGAGCCGGATCCTGGCGCGGGTCCCGGTCGCCGACCACCTGGTGTCCGAGGCCGACATCCTGCACGGCATGGCCGCCGCGATCGAGCCGTGA
- a CDS encoding lamin tail domain-containing protein, translated as MHRLLRLSLACALTATTLGVGALAAPAQADAVTDVRVNEVESSGDTFDWVELVNTGTTVADVSGWIVKDNDDTHAITVPASTTIPAGGYLAINTDDTAVSGSFGLGTADSARVFAADGTTLVDSYSWTSHATTTYGRCPGPNGAFTTTAAPTKGTPNSCPPATTDPTTVKLNEVESNGDTVADWVELTNIGTTPADVSGWKLKDAGATNPFVTIPANTVIQPGAYVAIYTETPPPGFGLGVDDTVTLYQADGTSKVDEYSWSGGHAATTYGRCPDGTGAWQVTTVPTRGAANACSPIRVNEVSSSPTDWVELVNLSGAAVDVTGWVVKDSTDTNPATLSGSVPAHGRLVVEGTLPGLGSADSVRLFDPTAKLIDSWTWTAHGVPTYARCADGVGAFTTSASATKGAVNDCPGLETEPWFGSQQVVTSDLVETFVQDASGVVFDPADPTGRTLWVAQNKAGTLWKMTKNGATWEPATGWSGGRNPRYNDGTGAPDTEGITIGPDGAVYLAAERNNDVSGASLNTVLRYVPGTSTSADPLRATDEWDLNGLLPTLGANLGLEGITWIPDSALTAGGFLDQGRGKVYSPADYPNHGSGLYAVAVEGTGLVYVVALEQTAAVQEAAHLVATIDPELMTKAGTPSAMDVAWDPEATVLRVLCDDSCDGVSVAMDMTGGVFGVAHAYDRPTTMPNLNNEGIAFAPQTSCVAGAKEVVWSDDGDTGSHSLRSGTVPCQVPPTTPTPNPTPTPTPTPTPTPVPTPTPAPTPVPTVKQPAAASVSKEKVRGRVGERVRVTLRIRSGDRPATGLVKVKVKGTAGSSRVRLQDGKAVIRLPRFKRAGTKTVWLKYLGDEDTKRSTTTVKAIISA; from the coding sequence ATGCACCGATTGCTGCGACTGTCCCTGGCGTGTGCCCTCACCGCCACCACCCTGGGGGTCGGCGCCCTCGCCGCACCCGCCCAGGCCGACGCCGTCACCGACGTGAGGGTCAACGAGGTCGAGTCCAGCGGCGACACCTTCGACTGGGTCGAGCTGGTCAACACCGGCACCACCGTGGCCGACGTCTCCGGCTGGATCGTCAAGGACAACGACGACACCCACGCGATCACCGTCCCGGCCTCCACGACGATCCCGGCCGGCGGCTACCTCGCGATCAACACCGACGACACCGCGGTGTCCGGCAGCTTCGGCCTCGGCACGGCGGACTCCGCGCGGGTCTTCGCGGCCGACGGCACGACGCTGGTCGACTCCTACTCCTGGACGTCCCACGCCACCACGACGTACGGCCGGTGCCCCGGACCGAACGGTGCCTTCACCACCACGGCGGCACCGACCAAGGGAACGCCCAACTCCTGCCCGCCGGCGACGACCGACCCGACCACGGTGAAGCTGAACGAGGTCGAGTCCAACGGCGACACCGTCGCCGACTGGGTGGAGCTCACCAACATCGGCACCACGCCCGCCGACGTGTCGGGGTGGAAGCTCAAGGACGCCGGCGCCACCAACCCGTTCGTCACGATCCCGGCCAACACGGTCATCCAGCCGGGTGCGTACGTCGCGATCTACACCGAGACCCCGCCGCCGGGCTTCGGGCTGGGCGTCGACGACACCGTCACGCTCTACCAGGCGGACGGCACGTCCAAGGTCGACGAGTACAGCTGGTCCGGCGGGCACGCCGCCACGACGTACGGCCGCTGCCCCGACGGCACCGGTGCCTGGCAGGTCACCACCGTCCCGACCCGCGGCGCGGCCAACGCGTGCAGCCCGATCCGGGTCAACGAGGTCAGCTCCAGCCCGACCGACTGGGTCGAGCTGGTCAACCTGTCCGGCGCGGCCGTCGACGTCACCGGGTGGGTCGTCAAGGACAGCACGGACACCAACCCGGCCACCCTCTCCGGCTCGGTCCCGGCCCACGGCCGCCTGGTGGTCGAGGGCACCCTCCCCGGCCTCGGCTCGGCCGACTCCGTGCGGCTGTTCGACCCGACCGCGAAGCTGATCGACTCCTGGACCTGGACCGCGCACGGTGTGCCGACGTACGCCCGCTGCGCCGACGGCGTGGGCGCCTTCACCACCAGCGCCTCCGCCACCAAGGGTGCGGTCAACGACTGCCCCGGCCTCGAGACGGAGCCGTGGTTCGGCTCGCAGCAGGTCGTGACCTCCGACCTCGTCGAGACGTTCGTCCAGGACGCGAGCGGCGTGGTCTTCGACCCGGCCGACCCGACCGGCAGGACCCTGTGGGTCGCGCAGAACAAGGCCGGCACGCTCTGGAAGATGACGAAGAACGGCGCCACGTGGGAGCCCGCGACCGGCTGGTCCGGCGGCCGGAACCCGCGCTACAACGACGGCACCGGCGCACCTGACACCGAGGGCATCACGATCGGCCCGGACGGTGCGGTCTACCTCGCGGCCGAGCGGAACAACGACGTCAGCGGAGCCAGCTTGAACACCGTGCTGCGCTACGTGCCGGGCACGTCGACCAGTGCTGATCCGCTTCGCGCGACCGACGAGTGGGACCTCAACGGCCTGCTCCCGACCCTCGGCGCCAACCTCGGCCTCGAGGGGATCACCTGGATCCCGGACAGCGCGCTCACCGCCGGCGGCTTCCTCGACCAGGGCAGGGGGAAGGTCTACTCGCCGGCCGACTACCCGAACCACGGCAGTGGCCTGTACGCCGTCGCGGTCGAGGGCACCGGCCTGGTGTACGTCGTCGCGCTCGAGCAGACCGCCGCCGTGCAGGAGGCCGCCCACCTCGTCGCCACGATCGACCCCGAGCTGATGACCAAGGCCGGCACCCCGTCGGCGATGGACGTCGCCTGGGACCCGGAGGCCACGGTGCTCCGCGTCCTCTGCGACGACAGCTGTGACGGTGTGTCCGTGGCCATGGACATGACCGGTGGGGTGTTCGGCGTGGCCCACGCCTACGACCGCCCGACCACGATGCCCAACCTCAACAACGAGGGCATCGCCTTCGCCCCGCAGACGTCCTGCGTCGCCGGGGCCAAGGAGGTCGTGTGGAGCGACGACGGGGACACCGGCAGCCACTCGCTGCGGTCGGGCACCGTTCCGTGCCAGGTGCCGCCGACCACGCCGACGCCGAACCCGACGCCCACCCCGACGCCCACGCCGACGCCCACTCCGGTCCCGACCCCGACTCCGGCGCCGACCCCGGTCCCGACGGTCAAGCAGCCGGCCGCGGCGAGCGTGTCGAAGGAGAAGGTGCGCGGCCGCGTCGGCGAGCGCGTCAGGGTCACCCTCCGGATCCGGTCCGGAGACCGTCCCGCGACGGGCCTGGTCAAGGTGAAGGTGAAGGGCACGGCGGGCTCGTCCCGGGTGCGGCTGCAGGACGGGAAGGCCGTCATCAGGTTGCCGCGCTTCAAGCGGGCCGGCACCAAGACCGTCTGGCTGAAGTACCTCGGGGACGAGGACACGAAGCGGTCGACGACCACCGTCAAGGCGATCATCTCCGCCTGA
- a CDS encoding DUF501 domain-containing protein yields the protein MDAADEAAIRAQLKRRPRGIDSIGHRCPCGNPDVVATEPRLPNGTPFPTTYYLTCPRAASRIGTLEGNHVMKEMQDRLATDEELAAAYRSAHERYLEARAEIGERAGLEVPEIDGISAGGMPDRVKCLHVLAGQSLAMGRGVNPLGDEVLDRIGDWWAKGPCVSVDAPG from the coding sequence ATCGACGCCGCCGACGAGGCCGCGATCCGCGCGCAGCTCAAGCGCCGCCCGCGCGGCATCGACTCGATCGGCCACCGGTGCCCGTGCGGCAACCCCGACGTCGTCGCCACCGAGCCGCGCCTGCCCAACGGCACGCCCTTCCCCACGACCTACTACCTCACCTGCCCGCGCGCGGCCTCGCGCATCGGCACCCTCGAGGGCAACCACGTGATGAAGGAGATGCAGGACCGCCTCGCCACCGACGAGGAGCTCGCCGCCGCCTACCGCTCCGCCCACGAGCGCTACCTCGAGGCGCGCGCCGAGATCGGCGAGCGGGCCGGCCTCGAGGTGCCGGAGATCGACGGCATCAGCGCCGGCGGCATGCCCGACCGGGTGAAGTGCCTCCACGTCCTCGCCGGCCAGTCCCTGGCGATGGGCCGCGGGGTGAACCCGCTCGGGGACGAGGTGCTCGATCGCATCGGTGACTGGTGGGCGAAGGGCCCGTGCGTGTCCGTCGACGCGCCAGGATGA
- a CDS encoding helix-turn-helix domain-containing protein, with product MNRTGPGPADHLGAYVDRATASEVDPASDPEAARVRVAMAGESAPRFRDRLVLERAAWLARHTDRRLQDISVECGFRGYDVFVRAFRRELGASPSEWRANPTTWEIDAPGEVHFHPPDGIRLPARTPHDDTVPVAAAYVDAFSPHPTVAPLGAG from the coding sequence GTGAACCGCACCGGGCCCGGGCCCGCCGACCACCTGGGGGCCTACGTCGATCGCGCGACGGCCAGCGAGGTCGACCCGGCGAGCGACCCCGAGGCGGCACGGGTCCGGGTCGCGATGGCGGGCGAGTCGGCGCCGAGGTTCCGCGACCGGCTCGTGCTGGAGCGGGCGGCCTGGCTCGCGCGGCACACCGATCGCCGGCTCCAGGACATCTCGGTCGAGTGCGGCTTCCGGGGCTACGACGTGTTCGTCCGCGCCTTCCGCCGCGAGCTCGGGGCGTCGCCGTCCGAGTGGCGCGCGAACCCGACCACCTGGGAGATCGACGCACCGGGCGAGGTGCACTTCCACCCGCCCGACGGGATCCGGCTGCCGGCCCGCACCCCGCACGACGACACCGTGCCGGTCGCAGCGGCCTACGTCGACGCGTTCTCACCCCATCCGACGGTCGCGCCGCTGGGCGCAGGCTGA
- the eno gene encoding phosphopyruvate hydratase yields the protein MSIIAAVGAREILDSRGNPTVEVEVLLEDGAFGRAAVPSGASTGAFEAVELRDGGKRYVGKGVQKAVDGVIDTIAGAVVGLDADDQRLVDQVMLDLDGTPNKAKLGANAILGVSLATAKAAAESSGLPLFRYVGGPNAHVLPVPMMNILNGGSHADSNVDVQEFMIAPIGAPTFREALQQGAEVYHALKSVLKKKGLSTGLGDEGGFAPDLESNRAALDLIAEAVKAAGFKLGKDIALAMDVAASEFHDKGKYTFEGKKISSDDMVAYYTDLVASYPIVSIEDPLDEEDWAGWKAITDGLGDKIQIVGDDLFVTNVERLQRGIDGGQANAMLVKVNQIGSLSETLDAVELAHRSGFRNMMSHRSGETEDTTIADLAVATNCGQIKTGAPARSDRVAKYNQLLRIEDELGDAARYAGRGAFPRFKG from the coding sequence ATGTCGATCATCGCTGCAGTTGGCGCCCGCGAAATCCTCGATTCGCGCGGCAACCCCACCGTCGAGGTTGAGGTCCTCCTCGAGGACGGCGCGTTCGGTCGCGCGGCGGTCCCGAGCGGCGCGTCCACCGGTGCCTTCGAGGCCGTGGAGCTGCGCGACGGCGGCAAGCGCTACGTCGGCAAGGGCGTGCAGAAGGCCGTCGACGGCGTCATCGACACGATCGCCGGCGCGGTCGTCGGCCTCGACGCCGACGACCAGCGCCTCGTCGACCAGGTGATGCTCGACCTCGACGGCACGCCTAACAAGGCCAAGCTCGGCGCCAACGCCATCCTCGGCGTCTCGCTCGCGACGGCGAAGGCCGCGGCGGAGTCGTCCGGGCTGCCGCTGTTCCGCTACGTCGGCGGCCCCAACGCCCACGTGCTGCCGGTGCCGATGATGAACATCCTCAACGGCGGCTCGCACGCGGACTCCAACGTCGACGTGCAGGAGTTCATGATCGCCCCGATCGGCGCCCCGACCTTCCGTGAGGCCCTCCAGCAGGGCGCGGAGGTCTACCACGCCCTCAAGTCCGTGCTGAAGAAGAAGGGCCTCTCGACCGGCCTCGGCGACGAGGGCGGCTTCGCCCCCGACCTGGAGAGCAACCGCGCGGCGCTCGACCTGATCGCGGAGGCCGTCAAGGCCGCCGGCTTCAAGCTGGGCAAGGACATCGCGCTGGCGATGGACGTCGCGGCCAGCGAGTTCCACGACAAGGGCAAGTACACCTTCGAGGGCAAGAAGATCTCCAGCGACGACATGGTCGCCTACTACACCGACCTCGTCGCGTCCTACCCCATCGTCTCCATCGAGGACCCCCTCGACGAGGAGGACTGGGCCGGCTGGAAGGCCATTACCGACGGCCTCGGCGACAAGATCCAGATCGTCGGCGACGACCTCTTCGTCACCAACGTCGAGCGCCTGCAGCGCGGCATCGACGGCGGCCAGGCCAACGCGATGCTGGTCAAGGTCAACCAGATCGGCTCGCTCTCGGAGACCCTCGACGCCGTCGAGCTCGCCCACCGCAGCGGCTTCCGCAACATGATGAGCCACCGCTCGGGCGAGACCGAGGACACCACGATCGCCGACCTCGCCGTGGCCACCAACTGCGGCCAGATCAAGACCGGTGCTCCTGCCCGTTCGGACCGCGTCGCGAAGTACAACCAGCTCCTCCGCATCGAGGACGAGCTGGGTGACGCGGCTCGCTACGCCGGTCGGGGCGCCTTCCCGCGTTTCAAGGGCTGA
- a CDS encoding FtsB family cell division protein, with translation MPSQRRTPRGGPGGGTRGPRQGSTTRPGDRGPRPRGATTRPPLSSGSASTRETSTGLDLRARPASPRSAARRPRFTGRAAVLVLVLAVLTVSYASSLRAYLQQRSHIGDLKAQIAEREASINDLEREKKRWDDPAYVKAQARERFGYLMPGESGFEVIGTDGKPLEAQARLNDPDDVIKTVPKAWWTGVWESVELAGNPPPPEEQPADLVDGTKKQ, from the coding sequence ATGCCTTCCCAGCGCCGTACTCCTCGGGGTGGGCCCGGCGGTGGAACGCGCGGACCGAGGCAGGGCAGCACGACGCGTCCTGGTGACCGTGGCCCCCGGCCACGGGGCGCCACGACCCGTCCGCCGCTCTCCTCGGGCAGCGCGTCCACGCGCGAGACCAGCACCGGTCTCGACCTCCGGGCACGTCCTGCCTCCCCGAGGAGTGCTGCGCGCCGTCCCCGCTTCACCGGCCGGGCCGCCGTGCTCGTGCTGGTGCTCGCGGTGCTGACGGTGTCCTACGCGTCGTCGCTGCGGGCCTACCTCCAGCAGCGCTCGCACATCGGCGACCTCAAGGCACAGATCGCCGAGCGCGAGGCCAGCATCAACGACCTCGAGCGCGAGAAGAAGCGCTGGGACGACCCGGCCTACGTCAAGGCCCAGGCCCGCGAGCGGTTCGGCTACCTGATGCCCGGCGAGTCGGGCTTCGAGGTCATCGGCACCGACGGCAAGCCGCTCGAGGCCCAGGCGAGGCTCAACGACCCCGACGACGTGATCAAGACCGTGCCCAAGGCGTGGTGGACCGGCGTCTGGGAGTCGGTGGAGCTCGCCGGCAACCCACCACCACCCGAGGAGCAGCCGGCCGACCTGGTCGACGGCACGAAGAAGCAGTGA
- a CDS encoding MazG nucleotide pyrophosphohydrolase domain-containing protein: MPAPAPRDGSQLEAFADQMRLLQRECLWKREQTHTSLIPYVREEAEEVVEAIESGDPARLCDELGDLLLQVVIHAVIAEEAGEFTLDDVARGVIAKMERRNPHVFGDATASTVAEVMDLWNAAKAAEKRATS, encoded by the coding sequence GTGCCCGCTCCTGCTCCGCGTGACGGGTCGCAGCTGGAGGCCTTCGCCGACCAGATGCGGCTGCTGCAGCGCGAGTGCCTCTGGAAGCGCGAGCAGACCCACACCTCGCTGATCCCCTACGTGCGCGAGGAGGCCGAGGAGGTCGTCGAGGCGATCGAGTCCGGCGACCCGGCCCGGCTCTGCGACGAGCTCGGCGACCTGCTGCTCCAGGTCGTGATCCACGCGGTCATCGCGGAGGAGGCGGGGGAGTTCACGCTCGACGACGTGGCGCGCGGCGTGATCGCCAAGATGGAGCGCCGCAACCCGCACGTCTTCGGCGACGCCACGGCGAGCACGGTCGCCGAGGTGATGGATCTCTGGAACGCGGCGAAGGCTGCGGAGAAGCGCGCGACGTCATGA